In Amycolatopsis endophytica, the following are encoded in one genomic region:
- the zwf gene encoding glucose-6-phosphate dehydrogenase: MTPPRWNNPLRDPRDKRLPRIAGPSSLVIFGVTGDLSRKKLMPAIYDLANRGLLPAGFSLVGFARRDWENEDFGQLVHDAVAEHARTPFRESVWNRLAEGIRFVQGTFDDDDAFDRLAQTVRDLDAERGTGGNTAFYLSIPPSAFPVVTKQLARSGLAAADDESWRRVVIEKPFGHDLASAKELNGIVNDVFPEESVFRIDHYLGKETVQNILALRFANQLFEPIWNANYVDHVQITMAEDIGLGGRAGYYDGIGAARDVIQNHLLQLLAFTAMEEPLSFEPRALRAEKIKVLRAIKPMRPFDETTARGQYTGGWQGGKKVPGLLQEAGFAKDSTTETYAAVSLEVQNRRWAGVPFYLRTGKRLGRRVTEIAIVFKRAPHLPFDYTSTEELGQNALVIRVQPDEGVTLRFGSKVPGTTMEVRDVTMDFGYGHAFTESSPEAYERLILDVLLGEPSLFPVNEEVELSWEILDPILDFWAKNGAPEPYAPGTWGPGTADEVLERSGRNWRRP; the protein is encoded by the coding sequence GTGACTCCACCCAGGTGGAACAACCCGCTGCGGGACCCGAGGGACAAGCGGCTGCCGAGGATCGCCGGGCCGTCCAGCCTGGTGATCTTCGGCGTCACCGGTGACCTCTCCCGCAAGAAGCTGATGCCGGCGATCTACGACCTCGCCAACCGCGGGCTGCTGCCCGCCGGGTTCTCCCTGGTCGGCTTCGCCCGGCGGGACTGGGAGAACGAGGACTTCGGTCAGCTGGTCCACGACGCGGTCGCCGAGCACGCCCGGACCCCGTTCCGCGAGTCGGTCTGGAACCGGCTCGCCGAAGGCATCCGCTTCGTGCAGGGCACCTTCGACGACGACGACGCGTTCGACCGGCTCGCGCAGACGGTGCGCGACCTGGACGCCGAACGCGGCACCGGTGGCAACACCGCGTTCTACCTGTCGATCCCGCCGAGCGCGTTCCCGGTGGTCACCAAGCAGCTCGCGCGGTCCGGTCTGGCCGCGGCCGACGACGAGTCGTGGCGCCGCGTGGTGATCGAGAAGCCGTTCGGGCACGACCTGGCCAGCGCCAAGGAACTCAACGGGATCGTCAACGACGTCTTCCCCGAGGAGTCGGTGTTCCGCATCGACCACTACCTCGGCAAGGAGACCGTCCAGAACATCCTCGCGCTGCGCTTCGCCAACCAGCTGTTCGAACCGATCTGGAACGCCAACTACGTCGACCACGTCCAGATCACGATGGCCGAGGACATCGGGCTGGGCGGCCGCGCCGGGTACTACGACGGCATCGGCGCGGCGCGCGACGTGATCCAGAACCACCTCCTCCAGCTGCTCGCGTTCACCGCGATGGAAGAGCCGCTGTCGTTCGAGCCGCGGGCGCTGCGGGCCGAGAAGATCAAGGTGCTGCGGGCCATCAAGCCGATGCGGCCCTTCGACGAGACCACCGCGCGCGGCCAGTACACCGGCGGCTGGCAGGGCGGCAAGAAGGTGCCGGGCCTGCTGCAGGAGGCCGGGTTCGCCAAGGACTCGACCACCGAGACCTACGCCGCGGTGTCGCTGGAGGTGCAGAACCGGCGCTGGGCCGGGGTGCCGTTCTACCTGCGCACCGGCAAGCGGCTGGGCCGCCGGGTCACCGAGATCGCCATCGTGTTCAAGCGGGCGCCGCACCTGCCCTTCGACTACACCTCGACGGAGGAGCTGGGGCAGAACGCCCTGGTGATCCGGGTGCAGCCGGACGAGGGTGTGACGCTGCGGTTCGGTTCCAAGGTGCCGGGCACCACGATGGAGGTCCGCGACGTCACGATGGACTTCGGCTACGGGCACGCGTTCACCGAGTCCTCGCCGGAGGCCTACGAGCGGCTGATCCTCGACGTGCTGCTCGGGGAGCCGTCGCTGTTCCCGGTCAACGAAGAGGTCGAGCTGTCCTGGGAGATCCTCGACCCGATCCTGGACTTCTGGGCCAAGAACGGCGCGCCGGAGCCCTACGCGCCGGGCACCTGGGGCCCGGGCACCGCGGACGAGGTTCTGGAGCGCAGCGGCCGCAACTGGAGGCGCCCGTGA
- a CDS encoding glucose-6-phosphate isomerase, which produces MVGEELTVTISDEELAAKAAPLVGTLVADQVASKLAAQDPALWGSDAESEASIRLSWTTLHKSSRPLIGEIEALREELRGEGVDRIVLAGMGGSSLAPEVIAATEHVALTVLDTTDPGQVADALAGDLQRTVLVVSSKSGGTVETDSHRRIFAKAFADNGIDAASRIVVVTDPGSPLSELAEKEGYRKVFLADPHVGGRYSALTAFGLVPAGLAGADIARLLDQAAAAAQVLGEDNADNPAVKLAAAWGAAHEGGAEKVVLADTGSGITGFADWAEQLIAESTGKLGTGLLPVAVDGPAAPGFADAGADATPVAVGPASGPAKIATTGSLGAQFLLWEFATAIAGRLLKINPFDQPDVEAAKKAARALLDDPSKLTGGETPTTVDDAVEIFAAAGVSGDGSLTDVLREFLASAPEGGYLAVQAYLDRLDDASASLLRPELARRTGLQTTFGWGPRFLHSTGQYHKGGHQNGIFLQITGAAESDLDVPDRPYTLGQLQHAQALGDGQVLTEHGRPVLRLHLTDRAAGLAELMRAVQEVGE; this is translated from the coding sequence GTGGTGGGGGAAGAACTGACCGTCACGATCAGCGACGAGGAGCTGGCCGCCAAGGCGGCCCCGTTGGTCGGCACGCTCGTCGCCGACCAGGTCGCGTCGAAGCTCGCGGCGCAGGACCCTGCCCTGTGGGGGTCCGACGCCGAGTCCGAAGCCTCGATCCGGCTGTCCTGGACGACGCTGCACAAGTCGTCGCGTCCGCTGATCGGCGAGATCGAGGCGCTGCGCGAGGAGCTGCGCGGCGAGGGCGTCGACCGGATCGTCCTGGCAGGCATGGGCGGTTCCTCGCTCGCGCCGGAGGTCATCGCGGCGACCGAGCACGTGGCGCTGACGGTGCTCGACACCACCGATCCGGGCCAGGTCGCCGACGCGCTGGCCGGTGACCTGCAGCGCACGGTGCTGGTGGTGTCGTCGAAGTCCGGTGGCACGGTGGAGACCGACAGCCATCGCCGGATCTTCGCGAAGGCGTTCGCCGACAACGGCATCGACGCCGCGAGCCGCATCGTCGTGGTCACCGACCCGGGCTCGCCGCTGTCGGAGCTGGCGGAGAAGGAGGGGTACCGCAAGGTGTTCCTCGCCGACCCGCACGTCGGTGGCCGCTACTCGGCGCTCACCGCGTTCGGGCTGGTGCCGGCCGGTCTGGCCGGTGCCGACATCGCCCGGCTGCTCGACCAGGCCGCGGCGGCCGCGCAGGTCCTCGGCGAGGACAACGCCGACAACCCGGCCGTCAAGCTGGCGGCCGCGTGGGGCGCCGCGCACGAGGGCGGTGCCGAGAAGGTCGTGCTCGCCGACACCGGGTCCGGCATCACGGGTTTCGCCGACTGGGCGGAGCAGCTGATCGCCGAGTCGACCGGCAAGCTCGGCACCGGTCTGCTGCCGGTCGCCGTGGACGGCCCGGCCGCACCCGGGTTCGCCGACGCCGGTGCCGACGCGACCCCGGTCGCGGTCGGCCCGGCCAGCGGTCCCGCCAAGATCGCGACCACCGGTTCGCTGGGCGCGCAGTTCCTGCTCTGGGAGTTCGCCACCGCGATCGCCGGGCGCCTGCTGAAGATCAACCCGTTCGACCAGCCGGACGTGGAGGCCGCGAAGAAGGCCGCCCGCGCGCTGCTGGACGACCCGTCGAAGCTGACCGGCGGCGAAACGCCGACCACGGTGGACGACGCGGTGGAGATCTTCGCGGCGGCCGGAGTGAGCGGCGACGGCTCGCTGACCGACGTGCTGCGCGAGTTCCTCGCGAGCGCGCCGGAGGGCGGCTACCTCGCGGTGCAGGCCTACCTGGACCGGCTCGACGACGCCTCGGCGTCGCTGCTGCGCCCGGAACTGGCCCGGCGGACCGGGCTGCAGACCACGTTCGGGTGGGGGCCGCGGTTCCTGCACTCGACCGGCCAGTACCACAAGGGCGGTCACCAGAACGGCATCTTCCTGCAGATCACCGGCGCCGCCGAGTCCGATCTGGACGTGCCGGACCGGCCCTACACCCTGGGCCAGCTGCAGCACGCGCAGGCGCTGGGTGACGGCCAGGTGCTCACCGAGCACGGCCGCCCGGTGCTGCGGCTGCACCTGACCGACCGTGCCGCGGGCCTGGCCGAACTGATGCGCGCCGTACAGGAGGTTGGCGAGTGA
- the tal gene encoding transaldolase produces the protein MSDNLAQLSQAGVSIWLDDLSRERLNSGNLAELIRDRHVVGVTTNPTIFANALSHGEAYDEQVRELAARGADVHAAVRELTTTDVRNAADVFRDVYASSGGVDGRVSIEVDPSLARDTEKTVAQAQDLWKTVDRPNIFVKIPATEEGLPAITKTLAEGISVNVTLIFSVERYRAVIDAFFAGLEQAKANGHDLASIESVASFFVSRVDAEVDKRLDKIGTDEAKALRGEAAIANARLAYAAYEELFATDRWQALAAAGARPQRPLWASTGVKDPSYSDTRYVDQLVVADTVNTMPEKTLFAAADHAKVEGDKVTGTGAQAQEVFDKLAAAGIDITDVFLTLENEGVEKFDKSWAELLETVTGQLEKAKG, from the coding sequence ATGAGCGACAACCTTGCTCAGCTGTCTCAGGCCGGCGTGTCGATCTGGCTCGACGACCTGTCCCGCGAACGGCTGAACTCCGGCAACCTGGCCGAGCTCATCCGTGACCGGCACGTCGTCGGTGTCACGACCAACCCGACGATCTTCGCCAACGCCCTGTCCCACGGTGAGGCATACGACGAGCAGGTCCGCGAGCTGGCCGCCCGCGGTGCCGACGTCCACGCCGCCGTGCGCGAGCTGACCACCACCGACGTGCGCAACGCCGCGGACGTGTTCCGCGACGTCTACGCGAGCTCGGGCGGCGTGGACGGCCGCGTGTCGATCGAGGTCGACCCGAGCCTGGCCCGTGACACCGAGAAGACGGTGGCGCAGGCGCAGGACCTGTGGAAGACCGTCGACCGGCCGAACATCTTCGTCAAGATCCCGGCCACCGAGGAGGGCCTGCCCGCGATCACGAAGACGCTCGCGGAGGGCATCAGCGTCAACGTCACGCTGATCTTCTCGGTCGAGCGCTACCGCGCGGTGATCGACGCCTTCTTCGCCGGACTGGAGCAGGCCAAGGCCAACGGCCACGACCTCGCCTCGATCGAGTCGGTCGCGTCGTTCTTCGTGTCCCGCGTGGACGCCGAGGTCGACAAGCGGCTGGACAAGATCGGCACCGACGAGGCCAAGGCGCTGCGCGGCGAGGCCGCCATCGCCAACGCCCGGCTCGCCTACGCCGCCTACGAGGAGCTGTTCGCGACCGACCGCTGGCAGGCGCTGGCCGCCGCGGGCGCCCGGCCGCAGCGGCCGCTGTGGGCCTCCACCGGCGTGAAGGACCCGTCCTACTCCGACACCCGCTACGTCGACCAGCTCGTCGTCGCCGACACGGTCAACACGATGCCGGAGAAGACGCTGTTCGCCGCCGCCGACCACGCCAAGGTCGAGGGCGACAAGGTCACCGGCACCGGCGCGCAGGCGCAGGAGGTGTTCGACAAGCTGGCCGCGGCCGGCATCGACATCACCGACGTGTTCCTGACGCTGGAGAACGAGGGCGTCGAGAAGTTCGACAAGTCCTGGGCCGAGCTGCTGGAGACGGTCACCGGCCAGCTCGAGAAGGCGAAGGGCTGA